From the genome of Ignavibacteriales bacterium, one region includes:
- the rplM gene encoding 50S ribosomal protein L13 encodes MKQERITRFIKPEDANQKWYVIDAKDKVLGRLAAKVARVIRGKEKPVFTPNMDAGDFVVVINADKIRMTGKREIQKTYFTHSTYPGGGRFRSFAEQMEKKPEFAVETAVRGMLPKTKLGKQLIKKLKVYAGESHPHSAQKPEVLSF; translated from the coding sequence TTGAAGCAGGAAAGAATTACAAGATTTATTAAACCCGAAGACGCTAATCAAAAATGGTATGTAATTGATGCCAAAGATAAAGTTTTGGGTCGTTTAGCCGCTAAAGTCGCTCGCGTCATTCGCGGAAAAGAAAAACCAGTCTTTACACCTAATATGGATGCCGGCGATTTTGTTGTTGTTATTAATGCCGATAAAATTCGTATGACGGGTAAAAGAGAAATACAGAAAACCTACTTCACCCACTCTACGTATCCTGGTGGCGGAAGGTTCAGAAGTTTTGCAGAGCAGATGGAAAAGAAACCGGAATTTGCTGTTGAAACTGCTGTAAGAGGTATGTTGCCAAAAACTAAACTTGGTAAACAATTAATTAAGAAATTAAAAGTGTATGCAGGCGAAAGCCATCCGCATAGCGCTCAGAAACCAGAAGTATTAAGTTTTTAA
- the rpsI gene encoding 30S ribosomal protein S9, translating to MTDKIFVGRRKNAVARVYLRSGSGKVAVNDKEVEKYFPLKEHRDNLLLPFVATETLGKYDVFANAAGGGISGQSDAIRLAISRALESINGEFRPSLKSEGLLKRDPRMVERKKYGQKKARKRFQFSKR from the coding sequence ATGACAGATAAAATTTTTGTCGGAAGAAGAAAAAATGCCGTTGCTAGAGTTTATCTCAGAAGCGGTTCCGGAAAAGTTGCTGTTAACGATAAAGAAGTAGAAAAGTATTTTCCGCTTAAAGAACATAGAGATAACCTGTTGCTTCCATTTGTTGCAACCGAAACGCTTGGCAAGTATGATGTATTTGCAAATGCAGCCGGCGGCGGTATTTCCGGTCAATCTGATGCAATTCGTTTGGCAATTTCAAGAGCACTCGAATCTATTAACGGAGAGTTCAGACCATCATTGAAATCCGAAGGACTTTTGAAAAGAGATCCAAGAATGGTTGAGCGTAAGAAATACGGACAAAAGAAAGCGCGTAAGAGATTCCAATTCTCTAAGAGATAA